Below is a genomic region from Halictus rubicundus isolate RS-2024b chromosome 11, iyHalRubi1_principal, whole genome shotgun sequence.
AATAGTTGTAGCAAGGCAAATAGCTAATAGAAGCTTCATGGTAGCAGCTCAGTTCGAAGACTATTGATTGGTATATTGTGGATGAAATAAATAGTCTTCGTTCATAGACTAGGTGGGGATATGTATCTTCTGTTATATTCGATTATATATATGTGTTGGTCTTCTCATGATCTGCAGTTGGTGGACGGTCAAGAACCTCCTATCATCGTATCTTATTTACTCAAGACTGGATATTATTTTCATTGCATATCACAGGTGAAACATGTTTGCTAGACATCAGAATGGAATTAATTATATAGATTAATCAGACAGATCAATAGGGACATGTACTgccataattaaattatattttacgtTAATATTAATCATATCTTATCTAGCTCGTGGAAAAGTTTCAAGTGATAACAGCTACACAGAATGTTTCAGCATAAACAAGGTATCAGAGTGGACCCAATAATTTACGTAATTTAGAGGCTTGAATTGACTGATTTATCTATTTAGAAATGACAGGCATTAATTATACATTCTAATTTAGAAAATAACAAATGTTTTAAACAAGGAGAGTATGATCGGTGCGACAAGGATGAATGTACGCACAGATGATCACTACAAacattgcatgcaatgcatttttctgtctaaggttctgaattaccgactctgtagaaaatgctctgatacgatagcggactcCATCGAactggaacggtcagctagcgAACTACATAACGTTGCAACGCAAAAGCGTGTGCtgagcacagacgaggtattcGTCTGTGATTGAGGAAGCTACATAGATTTTACAGCGTTATCAGCTGTAAAAGTACAATGTTGCCCCATTATATTCATACAAAAACCGTCGATGCTCGCATTGAAAGcgttcgagcggtttctttcCTGCTTTCCGGAGCTGTCGAAATTCAGAGGCATATTAGACTTTTCAAtcgcaataatttttattaaacgatCATCTAAATATTCATTCACtagttcaaaaatatttttaatttttctaattatttatgcaaatgtaaaattgttaaatgttttgaaatttttaattcgtaGATTTTTTGACACATTCACGCAAACCTGATTATATATGCAtgcatatacatgtatatatacattCACCTAAGTAATCTACAGAACATAAGTATAGTTTCAACAATTAAGTtttgtacatatttttaaaaaatgttaacataTCAACGTAtattaatttgaattttaatacgaaagGAATTATTTTCCGACACGACAATATTAGGAGAGGTGTACACAATCACGGCATGATAATTGTTGCAACGTACACGTGCATGTGTACACTGATATTTGTATATCTATCAAAAATTACGCAGTTTGAATGCGTCGTCGAAAACCACAAATGAAGTTCGTTGGTGAACttgaaagaggtggcacgaaaattcgaaaaaatttcgaaattcagtagtatatcTCAACGACAAGTCGGACGTTCGGGAAAATTGAGGGTTCAATAATTATATACGCAAATACGTCTTTTCATTgcattgtctttatttattcattgttgtttttttacataaaatgtcGGTgttacaatacaatataaatgtttacatgTGATGTGGATTGCGTAATGTTATTGCATATGGTAACGTCCAGTAATTTAAAGTCGCCGTTACCTAGCGGTAAACTCGAGATCCAATTGGTAACAAGTATCCGAATTTAGCCGGAAGAGGCGCCACTGTCGTGTGGCGAGTCTTCTCTGTACATTCACTATAGATTTGTCGATCACAAAAGAGCATAAATTTAATCTCTAAAGTtcgagaattatttatttaccgcAGACCTGTCAAACTAATTCAGGTTATTTTAGAACAAGGGTTAGAATAATAGTTCATAGCTGTTCAATTAGAAAAACGATACGTGAAAATAGCCGAAGGTCCATTCTATATTCCATAGTTGcaaatatttataaacaatTCCTAACAAGTGTTCTTGTTGGATATCAGTTGCTACATCATGTGCGCCTAATAGTTACCAGGGGATTCGAAGTTTTGCCAAAATGGAGGTGGCACGAGCGAGACGTTTTCTGCCCTTGTACATTATTTCTCTCCTTGTTTAACACATGGGGAGTATAGGAAAAATTAGTTCACAAACTCGCCACTGTAGATGGCGCCTCTGGTTCGTAGGAGAAATTCACCGCAGCAGATAATTTGTGCCGATTTTGCATTGCTTCTTACGACGAAAACGGAATGGATTATTTGCAGTAGAAAGCGTGTAAAATGATTAAGTGTATAAatctttattataatttaattcTAGAGATGTTACTAGCTTACTGAATAATCAGCAATAATTGATAGTTAAATACTTCCTTTAGCTTAGGAAATTTTTGAAAtggaattgttaataatatatgGACGAAATAAAGCTGATAACCCATGTACCGATTAGACTAGCTAGATGACGAGGAAATGAACGCGCTTAATTAAAATATGTCAGTTACTATCtttattcaataaatataatattacatTGTAACATAAGGAATATATCCTGGTGTGGTGGTGTGTGATTCTGCAAATATATCTCTATGTACACACATTTAACACACACACGTACAACCGTGTGTGTGTGCAGAtgtgtatacatacataatCTTTAATATAGATCTTTCTTCTCTAGAGACAGCACAAAACACGTAGTATGGTACAATATCGTTACAAGGACAGTTATGAATTTCCGGCGATCCCCTTAACGTTTCAAGTGGTTCCTTTCTGAAGCCATGCAATTAAGAGAGCCTCTCCGTTGTTGATTATCTCTCATATTGTTCGACAACGTTGAAGCCGACAAAAAATGTCTCCTTCAATCATTTAAAACAAAGAATTTCAAATAATGTTGGCTGTTACAATTAAAAACGTCTCGCTGCAAATACACACACATTCGCTACAACTCACAAAAATAAACGATTACACTTTACAGTTCCTTCTCCATTGTCCTAACAACATGACTGAGCTCGCGCGCGCAAATGCTGTACGACCGTATCCCTCTTAATTAATCTATTATTTACAAAGAGTCAGTCGTACGCTTCATCGAACCCATCTCGTCAACCGGAAACGCTTATCAAGAGGAGAGGGTCGCGACAGTGGGCATAGATCCAAAGATAGATCCACAAGAAAATGATCTCGTTAACACCCTATCCACAGGAGCCATGACAAAGCATAGAAATAACAATGTAACATGTACGAAATGAATTTAACATAATACATTGTTCTTATTATTCGTTGACAAGGCGTTGACAGGAGGACTACCCGCTGTGGCGACCGCTCTCGTCGGCAGAAGTAAAAAATAGGTACTTTCCGGCTGGCTGGTGCAGCCAGCCCTGACTTCAACTAAACAACTGTGTCCCTGCTAGAATTGGAAGAGCTTTTAAGAGCCTCCATCCTCGAAGATGGCGGTTTCCATCGACGTGACAAGggcgggaagagagagagagagtccccGAGTAAAACGTTTCACATATGAAAATAGGTGTATACCATTTACATTTTATATCCCCCTATCACAATATACTGTCTAAGATAAAGGTTGTGGCTTGATATGTACAATATATTCATATATAAGTGTACGCGCAGGGTGTATCAACCGAATGGTACCCTCTAAACATCTGCTCAAGTTATCGTTCTATGAAGTCACTTTCCGAGACAAAGTTGTGCTTTCCAGCTTTGTCCAGAGATGTGTTTCGCGCAGCAACAAACAAAGCAATTGTTTAAATGATCCCACTTAGCTGAGCCAGCCTGCGCATATATATAATCTGCAGGATGGTCCATTTCACTTGATCGGGGTTTGCAAACTTCCTGGAGGTCTTGATAATTCTCATTCTCAGCGTCATTCCTACAAAAAGAAACAGAGAATAAATCAACATTGACTCTATCTATACTCTTCGCGCTCTGATGTCAAGTTAAATGATCCATTCCCAGCAAATCCCGTTTGCTGTTCTAGCCCGTCTCCCGGGGACAGATATCCTAACGGCTTTGTACAGGTTTCAAGGGCCCCTAAATGCACTTGGATCGTTTGATTCATCTCAGTCTATGCAAAAACGTTCGGCCCTTCGACGCCCGACTCCCACCACGGCGGTGTCACAGAGGTGTCTACGAATGATAATTGACAATCTGAAAAGTCGACGGACAGAGCTAAAATGTGATGGTACGGGTCGCGGGCCTCGGGCGGTTGGACAGAAACGTTTCGACGATTTCCTAGAGGAGGCACGCAAGAGACAGAGCAGCACACATCAAGTTAGAGGACAGCGAGCACGGTTTTCTCTTCTCTACGGGACTCTCTCTTCCCCCCAAAGCGCTCTATCATTGTCCTCAACCTAGGGTAAAACCGAACCGAAAAACGAGGGCGCAGAGTACGGTAGCCTGTCGTATGTATATACAGTGTCCTTTACGCTATTTACACGGGCCCCTCGTCCTGAGAACCGGAGGAAGGACCCAACCGCGATAATAGAAAAGAGAGCGGTGCTATTCCTGGCAACAAGCTTCGAACCAAACGCAAATATTACGAAAATTATTCGTAACACCTTgcgctacaatttattttatggttgtagtgattagaactttgtctgactcgatattttgACAATTTATAATATTCCATACTCATTTCCAAGCAACATTTTGTTTCTTCTGCAGTTTCTATTACGTAATAAACAAAATTCGCAATTATTTTCcgtatttttacttggaaataGACCAATTTAACATTACCCTACGTTTCATACGTGTAACATTGTATTTTACATACAAAAAAACTTTCACGTCTCTCTTTCGTTTGGTATGTTTGCGTTCGGTTCCAAACTCATTACCAGGGCTAGTACAATACGATCGGTGTACCGCGGATCTCCGCGCGttcatcataaatgcatagtGGTGTTTTCGCTTGATCCTGAACGTTGGAAATCTTTGACTGTCCAGTAGAAACGGTTAACGAGAAACATGTGTTGAAGTATTTCGGCGCAGAGACCCGCAGTCTGAAGTCGGCTAAAGAAAGAATCATTCTGCCAGGTGGTGGAGACAGGAAGGGGCAGTGTCCTCGTAGCATCGTGCACCTGGCCGTCAGCTCTCCGACGAAGGTGCAATGTTTCCCGGCGCTTGTCGCCCCGAGAATCAGGCTTAAGATCATTGGACGAAGTTGACATTGAACGTGCCCACTTCCATGGCTCTGAGCCCTACGTCCTGCAGACCGTCCTTCAGTCTCTGCAGGGTCTTGGTTCCGGTGAGCGAGGTCTGCGTGACGTTCAAGTTGGCCAGCTTGAAGAACGAGGTCCCTTGTGTGATCCGGTCGGCAAGGGGGCAGTGTTTCAAGGCCACGTCGACGCCAACGGAGCAGCTGTATCCCTGCCGGTGCAGTACCATCAGCGCGCTGTTCACCGGGAAGTTTGGCAGTTTCTGATCATGATTGGTCCTCAGGTTGAGCAGGTGAAGGTCACAGGGGAAGCTCTGGCTTAGCAAGCGGACCTCCGGCGTCATGCTGATCTCGGCCTCGGTTCCGTCCACCACAAACATGTTCACCGGGTAGTTGAGCGCGTTGCTCAAGTAATTGGCGAACAAGGACGGCTTCGAGTGCTTCTCCTTCTCGCCGGTGGCGATGTCCTCGAGCAGCAGCCAGTGCTTGATCACGGTCCTGCGGTTGTCGAGCAGACCCTCACCCATCCCTCGCGAGTCGTCGTACAGAGTTCTCCTGTCTAGCATCACCTCGAGCCATCCTGGCTGATAGCTGGCAGCCCCTTGGCAGTGGTTCACCAACAGAGTAAGCCTGTGGTTGGTGTCCTCGATGTAGGCCATCGTGGTGATTGGGAAGTAGTTTCCCTCTATGCCGATCCTCTCTATCTTCGTCCTCTTGATCATCTGGTGGCCGTTCAAATCGGTGTAGAATTCTGGCGGGTCTCCGTTCAGTATGTCGGTCTGCAAGCGCATGAACATCTCTGTCTCTCGGTTCTTCGGCGGCGTCTCGAAGTCGACGATGTTCCTCAGGTAGATCGCCTCGGCTAAACCACCCTCTTTATGGTAAATGGCTACATGATGAGTCAACAGTTTCCCATACTCGACGGTTAAACGGGAGCTGAGCGTGCCGCTGACGATGTAGATCTTCTGGTGAGGCGTGTAAGCCTCCAGGACGTCCTTGTCGGTGTCCCTGAGGTTCGGGTCAGGCATGAAGAGGTACGCGCCGCTGTGGAACTGCGCCGACGTGTACGCGGCGAACTGTATCGCGCACTGCATGATCTTTCCGGTCGCTTTCTTCGTGACTCGCTTCAGGAACCCAGTCTGGCCGTCGAACAGCAACTTCATCTTCTGGTTCTCGAGCTGCACGTCGCCCACCTGCATCGGCTTGATGGGGAACACGTTGTCCTTGCCGCACCGGCTACAGTAGACCGTCGAGATCGCTTCTACGGGTACCTTGTCGATCTGCTGGAGATGGTAGGTGACTATCGCCAGAGGCTTCAGCTCTACCACGAACAGCAGGACGTAGACGTCGTGGGTGATGCTCGTGGCGTTCATCACCGGAGCTATCTGATATGGGATCGGGTTCTTTTGCGGGTCCAGCACGCGGATCTTGTACGAGGTTACTTTCAGGCTGATCACCTCCTGCCTCGGCTGGGCCAGAGGGTTGAACAGGACGATCTTCTTGGTCTCCTGGCCGTTCACTCCGATCGGTATCTTCTTCGGCAGCTTCTCGTAACTGTCCCTGTCCGATTCCGCCAGCACGTAGACGGAGTTCTGCTTGCTGGTGGTCCCGGCCAGCGACTGGATCACGAAACTCTGCAAACTGGTGGTGTCCGAGATGGATTCGAATAGCTTCAGAGCGTAATCCTTCATGACGAACGA
It encodes:
- the Alpha-man-iib gene encoding alpha-Mannosidase class II b, whose protein sequence is MYKILRRGSSRVFVVCAVLLTLLLCLYYVSQAQTPSQGPSAAIINEELRYDRGPTSITPDYVESPDSKVSLDTCPIIVPRNVDIDTQQEFETFDFQPSWMRSREYWDDSFEARYAELRKDPTRPSLKVILVPHSHTDPGWLKTYEQYFHSSTRSILNNMVSKLQQWPNMTFIWSEVSFLSLWWESAHPTKKMVVKRLVKDGRLEMTTGGWVMTDEATSHIYAMLDQLIEGHQWLKTNLDVVPESGWSVDPFGHGGTIPYFLKASGASGTVIQRIHYAWKQWFAKKQYGDFMWLQPWDQTGEADMLTHNQPFDIYNIKHSCGPHPHVCLNFDFRKIRGEYTEYSVRAVEITPNNVKQMAELLLEQYSRTGSLFAHNVVLMPLGDDFRYDHAVEWDQQYTNYKILMDYINSRREEYNAEIVFGTPRDYFREIRKRVESFPTLQGDFFVYSDIFSEGRPAYWSGYFTTRPYMKILDRELEANLRSAEILYTIALNVAKQSGKDFMLYETYFEKLVKARRNLGLFQHHDAITGTSKSFVMKDYALKLFESISDTTSLQSFVIQSLAGTTSKQNSVYVLAESDRDSYEKLPKKIPIGVNGQETKKIVLFNPLAQPRQEVISLKVTSYKIRVLDPQKNPIPYQIAPVMNATSITHDVYVLLFVVELKPLAIVTYHLQQIDKVPVEAISTVYCSRCGKDNVFPIKPMQVGDVQLENQKMKLLFDGQTGFLKRVTKKATGKIMQCAIQFAAYTSAQFHSGAYLFMPDPNLRDTDKDVLEAYTPHQKIYIVSGTLSSRLTVEYGKLLTHHVAIYHKEGGLAEAIYLRNIVDFETPPKNRETEMFMRLQTDILNGDPPEFYTDLNGHQMIKRTKIERIGIEGNYFPITTMAYIEDTNHRLTLLVNHCQGAASYQPGWLEVMLDRRTLYDDSRGMGEGLLDNRRTVIKHWLLLEDIATGEKEKHSKPSLFANYLSNALNYPVNMFVVDGTEAEISMTPEVRLLSQSFPCDLHLLNLRTNHDQKLPNFPVNSALMVLHRQGYSCSVGVDVALKHCPLADRITQGTSFFKLANLNVTQTSLTGTKTLQRLKDGLQDVGLRAMEVGTFNVNFVQ